Proteins encoded together in one Gemmatimonadota bacterium DH-78 window:
- a CDS encoding sodium:alanine symporter family protein, with protein sequence MDVIQSVVDFLNTYVVEIGIPAGEENIPFMVILLIGTGILLTIRTGFVQIRHLGHGFAVATGKYDDPNEPGDVTHFQALTTALSATVGIGNIAGVAIAIHFGGPGALFWMWVTAAVGMATKYSEVTLAQRYRDVTADHDPHKWEGSVSGGPMYYIERGLGPAWKPMAVFFAVLLGFTAFLSGNAIQANTVADQMQSTFGISPVVTGLVTAFVVALVILGGIGRIGKVTSILAPIMAAIYVAGALFIILMNAGQIVPTFSLIIAEAFNPSAGIAGAGVGAFLVTMMWGVRRGLFSNEAGQGSAPIAHAAAKTDEPVSEGVVALLEPFIDTIVICTMTALVIIMTGVWDDRHATEIQLTGGDLSYVQLGENGRYQSATPPAELTIAQGAQDIGAVGAVLVAWHEGAIEQLFVDEAQTVPFTGSIRTADGVAVAADGTEYTSLYGDAPESGAPLTAMAFAEGLPGTFGQFIVITSVLLFAISTAISWSYYGDRCANYLFGPKSIMPYKAVFVGMHFVGAVAPLAVVWSLGDIALAIVIIPNLIALLLLSGQVREMTQSYFERKPWIGNAPGSRAPGGD encoded by the coding sequence ATGGACGTCATTCAGAGCGTCGTCGACTTCCTGAACACCTACGTGGTGGAGATCGGGATCCCGGCCGGTGAAGAGAACATCCCCTTCATGGTGATTCTCCTCATCGGCACCGGAATCCTCCTCACCATCCGGACCGGTTTCGTCCAGATCCGTCACCTCGGCCACGGCTTCGCCGTCGCGACCGGCAAGTACGACGATCCGAACGAGCCGGGTGACGTCACGCACTTCCAGGCGCTGACCACCGCGCTCTCGGCCACCGTCGGGATCGGCAACATCGCCGGCGTGGCGATCGCCATTCACTTCGGAGGTCCGGGCGCGCTCTTCTGGATGTGGGTCACGGCCGCCGTGGGCATGGCGACGAAGTACTCCGAGGTGACGCTGGCCCAGCGGTACCGCGACGTGACCGCCGACCATGACCCGCACAAGTGGGAGGGTTCGGTGTCGGGTGGCCCGATGTACTACATCGAGCGGGGACTCGGACCGGCGTGGAAGCCGATGGCGGTCTTCTTCGCCGTGCTGCTCGGCTTCACCGCCTTCCTGTCGGGCAACGCGATCCAGGCCAACACCGTGGCCGACCAGATGCAGTCGACCTTCGGCATCAGCCCGGTGGTGACCGGTCTGGTCACCGCTTTCGTGGTGGCGCTGGTGATCCTGGGCGGCATCGGGCGCATCGGAAAGGTCACCTCGATCCTCGCCCCGATCATGGCGGCGATCTACGTGGCGGGCGCCCTCTTCATCATCCTGATGAACGCCGGTCAGATCGTGCCCACCTTCAGCCTGATCATCGCCGAGGCCTTCAACCCGTCGGCCGGGATCGCCGGCGCCGGTGTGGGGGCCTTTCTGGTGACCATGATGTGGGGGGTGCGGCGAGGGCTCTTCTCCAACGAGGCCGGACAGGGATCGGCGCCGATCGCGCACGCCGCCGCCAAGACCGACGAGCCGGTGTCGGAGGGCGTGGTCGCGCTGCTCGAGCCCTTCATCGACACGATCGTGATCTGCACGATGACCGCGCTCGTGATCATCATGACCGGCGTCTGGGACGACCGCCACGCCACGGAGATCCAGCTCACGGGCGGCGATCTGTCGTACGTGCAGCTCGGCGAGAACGGTCGCTACCAGTCGGCCACCCCGCCCGCGGAGCTCACCATCGCGCAGGGCGCGCAGGACATCGGTGCGGTGGGTGCGGTGCTCGTGGCCTGGCACGAGGGCGCGATCGAGCAGCTCTTCGTGGACGAGGCGCAGACGGTGCCGTTCACCGGCTCGATTCGCACCGCCGACGGCGTGGCCGTGGCGGCCGACGGCACGGAGTACACCTCCCTGTACGGCGACGCGCCCGAAAGCGGCGCGCCGCTGACCGCCATGGCCTTCGCCGAGGGGCTGCCCGGCACCTTCGGGCAGTTCATCGTGATCACCTCGGTGCTGCTCTTCGCGATCTCGACCGCCATCTCGTGGAGCTACTACGGGGATCGGTGTGCGAACTACCTCTTCGGGCCGAAGTCGATCATGCCCTACAAGGCGGTGTTCGTGGGCATGCACTTCGTGGGGGCGGTGGCTCCGCTCGCGGTGGTCTGGTCGCTGGGCGACATCGCGCTCGCCATCGTGATCATTCCGAACCTGATCGCCCTGCTGCTCCTCTCGGGTCAGGTGCGCGAGATGACGCAGTCGTACTTCGAGCGGAAGCCCTGGATCGGCAACGCGCCCGGTTCGCGGGCTCCCGGCGGGGACTGA
- a CDS encoding DUF983 domain-containing protein, giving the protein MKTTSDPVQFDLGRWRTHLFRGIRRRCANCGGGGLFRRWLVMERSCPRCHLILDRNEPDYFLGSYVINFVTAEFVIALGTLGSVLYSWPDVPWNGIKWTLLLLMVPVPVLFYPFAKTLWLAIDLSLRPPTWADFAGHGENETPPVAAPSTA; this is encoded by the coding sequence ATGAAGACGACCTCTGACCCGGTGCAGTTCGACCTGGGCCGCTGGCGCACCCATCTGTTTCGGGGCATCCGGCGGCGCTGCGCGAATTGCGGTGGCGGCGGGCTCTTCCGGCGGTGGCTCGTGATGGAGCGCAGCTGCCCCCGGTGCCACCTGATCCTCGATCGAAACGAGCCCGACTACTTCCTCGGCAGCTACGTGATCAACTTCGTGACCGCGGAGTTCGTGATCGCCCTCGGCACGCTCGGCTCCGTGCTCTACAGCTGGCCCGACGTGCCGTGGAACGGCATCAAGTGGACGCTTCTGCTGTTGATGGTGCCGGTGCCGGTGCTCTTCTATCCGTTCGCGAAGACGCTCTGGCTGGCCATCGATCTCTCGCTCCGACCGCCCACCTGGGCCGATTTCGCCGGGCACGGCGAGAACGAAACCCCGCCGGTCGCGGCGCCCAGCACGGCCTGA
- a CDS encoding fatty acid desaturase translates to MHPEHPAARHAHGHAEPHDDIIYPTAIPFVLVHLACLGAIWTGVSAASITVAVVLYLVRMWGITAAFHRYFSHRSYKTSRVMQFILAFIGQTSAQRGVIWWAAIHRHHHLHSDTEEDIHSPRHMGFFHSHVGWIFRPMRATADYSAVPDLTRYPELVWLDRLHLLPAILLAVACYAFGGWEMLVVGFFWSTVVLYHCVFFINSLAHVVGSQRYLTGDDSRNNWWLALITLGEGWHNNHHHYQSATAQGWRWYEVDISYYVLKVMSWVGLVWDLRAPPERVLKNEQPVGRKVLEKVAAQVAATVPVERLAFELRERWERSHVLDDLREAARRTREDAEARLEALTLPHLPSLEELEARAREMFDEQPAIGDIAARAREMVLEALSAHLLDPMPDPA, encoded by the coding sequence GTGCATCCAGAACATCCCGCGGCTCGGCACGCCCACGGCCACGCCGAGCCCCACGACGACATCATCTACCCCACGGCGATCCCCTTCGTCCTGGTCCACCTCGCCTGTCTAGGGGCGATCTGGACGGGGGTGTCGGCGGCCTCGATCACCGTTGCGGTCGTGCTCTACCTGGTCCGGATGTGGGGCATCACCGCCGCCTTCCACCGGTACTTCTCGCACCGGTCGTACAAGACCAGCCGGGTGATGCAGTTCATTCTGGCCTTCATCGGTCAGACCTCGGCGCAGCGCGGCGTGATCTGGTGGGCGGCGATCCACCGGCACCACCATCTGCACTCCGACACCGAAGAGGACATCCACTCCCCGCGGCACATGGGATTCTTCCACTCTCACGTGGGGTGGATCTTCCGGCCGATGCGGGCCACCGCCGACTACTCGGCCGTGCCCGATCTCACCCGGTACCCGGAGTTGGTCTGGCTCGACCGTCTGCACCTGCTGCCGGCGATCCTGCTGGCCGTGGCCTGCTACGCCTTCGGCGGGTGGGAGATGCTGGTGGTGGGCTTCTTCTGGTCGACCGTGGTGCTCTACCACTGCGTGTTCTTCATCAACTCGCTCGCGCACGTGGTGGGATCGCAGCGCTATCTCACCGGTGACGATTCGCGCAACAACTGGTGGCTGGCGCTGATCACCCTCGGTGAGGGGTGGCACAACAACCACCATCACTACCAGAGCGCCACCGCTCAGGGCTGGCGCTGGTACGAGGTCGACATCTCGTACTACGTGCTCAAGGTCATGTCGTGGGTCGGTCTGGTATGGGATCTCCGCGCACCGCCCGAGCGGGTTCTGAAGAACGAACAGCCCGTCGGTCGGAAGGTGCTGGAGAAGGTGGCGGCGCAGGTCGCCGCCACGGTGCCGGTCGAGCGGCTCGCCTTCGAACTGCGCGAGCGCTGGGAGCGCAGCCACGTGCTCGACGATCTGCGCGAGGCGGCCCGCCGCACGCGCGAGGATGCCGAGGCTCGGCTCGAGGCCCTCACGCTGCCGCACCTGCCGAGCCTCGAGGAGCTCGAGGCCCGTGCGCGGGAGATGTTCGACGAGCAGCCCGCCATCGGCGACATCGCGGCGCGGGCCCGCGAGATGGTGCTCGAAGCGCTGTCGGCGCATCTGCTCGACCCGATGCCCGATCCGGCCTGA
- a CDS encoding DNA polymerase IV, with amino-acid sequence MSESSEPRRRILLADCDAFFVQVARLEDPEGAGRAEFLIVGGSPDGRGVVTSASYSCRALGVRSAMPTGQALRLCPDAMVAPVSRSACSERSRMVRASLETLSPVVQAASIDEFYLDLTGTERLFHGEALDDTARRIQAAVFEASAIRVSIGGGTNRLIAKLAVSRAKPAGVHVVAPGDEAAFVATLELGAIPGIGPSLLEALRDRGLRSVRDVRTVDPEWLERWFGASRARWLLARVEGRDSRRSVSSERTFHRDLSADEALERELLRLTVSVAGALRKEALRARTITVKLRSTDFSTRQRSVTVAEAVESEAAIYPLARDLLADLRRRRRGAVRLLGVGLSNLEEGNRPRQLALFDDGPTAPETERDRRLAHTVDDLRARFGRDAVLPGRIVRHTRPASLDDDA; translated from the coding sequence ATGTCCGAGTCCTCCGAGCCCAGACGACGGATCCTGCTCGCCGACTGTGACGCATTCTTCGTACAGGTGGCCCGGCTGGAGGATCCCGAGGGGGCGGGCCGGGCGGAGTTTCTCATCGTCGGTGGCAGCCCCGACGGCCGTGGCGTGGTGACCTCGGCGTCGTACAGCTGTCGCGCCCTCGGCGTGCGGTCCGCCATGCCGACGGGCCAGGCGCTGCGGCTCTGCCCCGACGCCATGGTGGCGCCGGTGTCCCGGTCGGCCTGCTCCGAGCGGAGTCGGATGGTGCGCGCATCGCTCGAGACGCTGTCGCCCGTCGTGCAGGCCGCTTCGATCGACGAGTTCTATCTCGATCTCACCGGCACGGAACGACTGTTCCACGGCGAAGCGCTGGACGACACGGCGCGCCGGATCCAGGCCGCCGTGTTCGAGGCGTCGGCCATCCGGGTATCGATCGGAGGGGGCACGAACCGGCTGATCGCCAAGCTCGCCGTGTCGCGGGCGAAACCGGCGGGGGTGCACGTGGTCGCGCCCGGCGACGAGGCGGCCTTCGTGGCCACCCTCGAACTCGGTGCCATTCCGGGCATCGGGCCGAGCCTGCTCGAGGCGCTGCGCGACCGGGGACTCCGCTCCGTACGCGACGTCCGGACGGTCGATCCCGAGTGGCTCGAGCGTTGGTTCGGGGCTTCGCGCGCCCGCTGGCTGCTGGCGAGAGTGGAGGGGCGCGACTCCCGGCGTTCGGTGAGCTCGGAGCGCACCTTCCACCGCGACCTGTCGGCCGACGAGGCCCTCGAGCGCGAGTTGCTGCGGCTCACGGTGTCGGTGGCCGGGGCGCTGCGGAAGGAGGCCCTCCGCGCTCGCACGATCACCGTGAAGCTTCGCTCGACGGACTTCTCCACCCGCCAGAGGAGCGTGACGGTGGCCGAAGCGGTGGAGTCGGAGGCCGCCATCTATCCGCTCGCCCGCGACCTGCTGGCCGACCTCCGACGGCGTCGGCGCGGCGCGGTGCGCCTGCTCGGGGTGGGCTTGTCGAACCTGGAGGAGGGGAATCGGCCTCGGCAGCTCGCCCTCTTCGACGACGGACCGACGGCCCCCGAAACCGAGCGCGACCGGCGACTGGCGCACACCGTCGACGACCTGAGGGCCCGGTTCGGCCGCGACGCCGTGCTCCCGGGCCGCATCGTGCGGCACACGCGACCCGCGTCGCTCGACGACGACGCCTGA
- a CDS encoding DUF5715 family protein, whose protein sequence is MTVPSRLRRRLVSGAVAALLPLVGTLPLAGQSLSGSSASLDIQNDQARVHDFTYLRTSAQVQQFVDAGYLVPVRGNADFDLHAVSFPYARPEAELFIRRLASQYHAACGEKLVVTSLTRPQNRQPRNASDRSVHPTGMAIDLRYSSNRACRSWLEGVLLSLERTGVLEATRERYPAHYHIALFPQPYARYVTRIADEEPQSVTTAAPLRQASAAAEIQRYEVRRGDSLWTIARDHGVSISELRASNDLSNSRIHPGQVLRVPVQQQR, encoded by the coding sequence ATGACCGTGCCGAGCCGACTTCGCCGCCGTCTCGTTTCCGGAGCTGTTGCGGCCCTCCTGCCCCTCGTGGGCACCCTGCCTCTCGCCGGGCAGAGTCTGTCCGGATCGTCCGCCTCCCTGGACATTCAGAACGACCAGGCGCGCGTGCACGACTTCACCTACCTGCGGACGAGCGCGCAGGTGCAGCAGTTCGTGGACGCCGGCTACCTGGTGCCCGTTCGGGGCAACGCGGACTTCGATCTGCACGCCGTCTCCTTTCCGTACGCACGGCCCGAGGCCGAGCTGTTCATTCGGCGCCTCGCCTCGCAGTACCATGCCGCCTGCGGCGAGAAGCTGGTGGTCACCTCGCTCACGCGCCCGCAGAACCGGCAGCCCCGCAACGCCTCCGACCGGTCGGTCCACCCCACCGGAATGGCGATCGACCTTCGATACAGCAGCAATCGTGCCTGCCGCAGCTGGCTGGAGGGCGTGCTGCTGAGCCTCGAGCGGACGGGGGTGCTCGAGGCCACGCGGGAGCGCTACCCCGCACACTACCACATCGCGCTCTTCCCTCAGCCGTACGCGCGGTACGTGACGAGGATCGCCGACGAGGAGCCGCAGTCGGTAACGACGGCGGCGCCGCTCCGGCAGGCGAGCGCGGCCGCGGAGATTCAGCGGTACGAGGTGCGGCGCGGCGACTCGCTCTGGACGATCGCACGCGACCACGGCGTGTCGATCTCGGAGCTGCGGGCCTCGAACGATCTGTCGAACAGCCGGATCCACCCGGGGCAGGTACTCCGCGTGCCGGTTCAGCAGCAGCGCTGA
- a CDS encoding metalloregulator ArsR/SmtB family transcription factor, with translation MNTTALPPLLGHLGLLSDATRFRILMTLDSREFSVSELCRILQLPQPTVSRHLRLLAEGGWVVSRSDGARRPYRRNGGLDREQAALWHTLHGAAGDDPRIREDAERAEAVLAERRDRSRDFFSSTADRWDSIRAELYGIRADLLPLFGLLDPTWTVADLGAGTGVLAAAVAPFVGRVVVVDRSPEMLAAARDRMPSTGTVDFHEGEVEQLPLADGSVDVAFLSLVLHHLHDPARVLAEARRILKPGGRLVLVDIREHDRAELTEEMGHQWPGFTPAQLHGWLQAADLAPLPTVPLPPDAEARGPLLFLQVARR, from the coding sequence ATGAATACGACCGCGCTTCCGCCCCTTCTGGGACACCTCGGCCTGCTCTCCGACGCCACCCGCTTCCGAATCCTGATGACTCTGGATTCTCGGGAGTTCAGCGTGTCGGAACTCTGCCGCATCCTCCAGCTGCCCCAGCCCACGGTCAGCCGTCACCTGCGTCTGCTCGCGGAGGGTGGCTGGGTGGTTTCGAGATCCGATGGCGCGCGGCGGCCCTACCGCCGCAACGGAGGCCTCGACCGTGAGCAGGCCGCGCTCTGGCACACCCTTCACGGCGCGGCCGGCGACGACCCGCGCATCCGCGAAGACGCGGAGCGCGCGGAGGCGGTGCTCGCGGAGCGGCGCGACCGCTCCCGCGACTTCTTCTCGTCCACCGCCGATCGCTGGGACTCGATCCGGGCCGAGCTGTACGGGATCCGGGCCGACCTCCTGCCCCTCTTCGGGCTGCTCGACCCCACCTGGACGGTGGCCGACCTGGGGGCGGGTACCGGGGTGCTCGCCGCCGCCGTCGCCCCCTTCGTGGGGCGGGTGGTGGTGGTCGATCGTTCGCCCGAGATGCTCGCCGCGGCGCGCGACCGCATGCCGTCGACCGGCACCGTGGATTTTCACGAGGGGGAGGTGGAGCAGCTGCCCCTCGCCGACGGTTCGGTGGACGTCGCCTTTCTCTCGCTCGTGCTGCACCACCTGCACGATCCGGCCCGGGTGCTGGCCGAGGCTCGCCGGATCCTGAAGCCCGGCGGCCGGCTCGTGCTGGTCGACATCCGGGAGCACGACCGCGCCGAACTCACCGAAGAGATGGGCCACCAGTGGCCCGGCTTCACCCCGGCGCAGCTGCACGGTTGGCTGCAGGCCGCCGACCTCGCCCCCCTCCCCACGGTCCCGCTCCCGCCGGACGCCGAGGCCCGGGGCCCCCTGCTCTTCCTCCAGGTCGCTCGTCGCTGA
- a CDS encoding superoxide dismutase — protein MAYPFELPDLGYSYDALEPHIDARTMEIHHSKHHAGYTSKFNAALADHADLQGRSAEDLVAGWKSLPEAVQGGVRNNGGGYVNHALFWDVLTPGGSKVPTGALASAIDEAFGSLESFKEEFTAAAGTRFGSGWGWLVVDADGKLEVVSTPNQDSPLTDGKTPILGVDVWEHAYYLHYQNRRPDYLSAFWNVVNWDRVAARFSAARG, from the coding sequence ATGGCCTATCCCTTCGAACTCCCCGATCTCGGCTATTCGTACGACGCGCTCGAGCCGCACATCGACGCGCGCACGATGGAGATCCACCACTCCAAGCACCACGCCGGCTACACGTCGAAGTTCAACGCCGCGCTCGCCGATCACGCCGATCTGCAGGGCCGCTCGGCCGAGGATCTGGTGGCCGGGTGGAAGTCGCTTCCCGAGGCGGTGCAGGGCGGGGTGCGCAACAATGGCGGCGGCTACGTGAACCACGCCCTCTTCTGGGACGTGCTCACCCCCGGCGGCAGCAAGGTGCCGACCGGCGCGCTCGCGTCGGCCATCGACGAGGCCTTCGGATCGCTGGAGTCGTTCAAGGAGGAGTTCACGGCCGCGGCGGGCACCCGCTTCGGCTCGGGGTGGGGCTGGCTGGTGGTCGACGCCGACGGCAAGCTCGAGGTGGTGTCGACGCCCAACCAGGACTCGCCGCTCACCGACGGCAAGACGCCGATCCTGGGTGTGGACGTGTGGGAGCACGCCTACTACCTGCACTACCAGAACCGCCGCCCGGACTACCTGTCGGCCTTCTGGAACGTGGTCAACTGGGATCGGGTCGCGGCCCGGTTCTCGGCCGCCCGCGGCTGA
- the ahcY gene encoding adenosylhomocysteinase codes for MEQTLIDTAGTTTERPPFKVRDLALAEWGRKEIRLAEQEMPGLMAARREYGPSRPLEGLKVMGSLHMTVQTAVLIETLVDLGADVRWVSCNIFSTQDHAAAAVAVGRDGTPDAPSGAAVFAWKGETLEEYWWCTEQALVWPDGSGPDLLVDDGGDATLLLHKGVEYENAGAVPDFDPDAEPEEWGVILSLLRRSLAEDDRRWHRISADIRGVSEETTTGVKRLYEMEKDGSLLFPAINVNDSVTKSKFDNLYGCRHSVIDGLNRATDVMLSGKMAVVCGYGDVGKGCAQALRGQGARVVVTEIDPICALQAAMEGFQVKTLEDVIGEADLFITATGNKDIITADAMSRMKDKAIVANIGHFDNEIDMAGLQRTPGIERINIKPQYDEFVFPDGHSVLILAEGRLMNLGCATGHPSFVMSASFTNQVLAQIELALHTDRYERKVYVLPKHLDEKVARLHLDQLGARLTELTDTQSKYLGIPKSGPYKPEHYRY; via the coding sequence ATGGAACAGACCCTGATCGACACCGCCGGCACCACCACGGAGCGGCCTCCCTTCAAGGTGCGCGACCTCGCGCTCGCCGAGTGGGGCCGCAAGGAGATCCGCCTCGCCGAGCAGGAGATGCCGGGGCTGATGGCCGCCCGTCGCGAGTACGGACCGTCGCGCCCGCTGGAGGGACTGAAGGTGATGGGCTCGCTCCACATGACCGTGCAGACCGCCGTGCTGATCGAAACCCTCGTGGACCTCGGCGCCGACGTTCGGTGGGTGTCGTGCAACATCTTCTCCACGCAGGACCACGCCGCCGCCGCGGTGGCCGTCGGCCGCGACGGCACGCCGGACGCGCCCTCGGGTGCCGCCGTCTTCGCCTGGAAGGGCGAGACCCTCGAGGAATACTGGTGGTGCACCGAGCAGGCGCTGGTCTGGCCCGACGGGTCCGGCCCCGACCTGCTCGTGGACGACGGAGGCGACGCCACCCTGCTGCTGCACAAGGGGGTGGAGTACGAGAACGCGGGTGCCGTGCCCGACTTCGACCCCGACGCGGAGCCCGAGGAGTGGGGGGTGATCCTCTCGCTGCTGCGCCGCTCGCTCGCCGAAGACGACCGCCGCTGGCACCGGATCAGCGCCGACATCCGCGGCGTGTCGGAAGAGACCACCACCGGGGTGAAGCGCCTCTACGAGATGGAGAAGGACGGCTCGCTGCTCTTCCCGGCGATCAACGTCAACGACTCCGTCACCAAGTCGAAGTTCGACAACCTGTACGGCTGCCGGCACTCGGTGATCGACGGGCTCAACCGCGCCACCGACGTGATGCTCTCGGGCAAGATGGCGGTCGTGTGCGGCTACGGCGACGTGGGCAAGGGCTGCGCGCAGGCACTGCGCGGGCAGGGGGCGCGGGTGGTCGTGACCGAGATCGACCCGATCTGCGCCCTGCAGGCCGCCATGGAGGGCTTCCAGGTGAAGACGCTGGAAGACGTGATCGGCGAGGCCGACCTCTTCATCACGGCCACCGGCAACAAGGACATCATCACCGCCGACGCCATGTCGCGGATGAAGGACAAGGCGATCGTGGCCAACATCGGCCACTTCGACAACGAGATCGACATGGCGGGGCTGCAGCGCACCCCGGGCATCGAGCGGATCAACATCAAGCCCCAGTACGACGAGTTCGTCTTTCCCGACGGGCACAGCGTGCTGATCCTGGCCGAGGGGCGCCTGATGAACCTGGGCTGTGCCACCGGTCACCCGAGCTTCGTGATGAGCGCGAGCTTCACGAATCAGGTGCTCGCGCAGATCGAGCTGGCGCTGCACACCGACCGCTACGAGCGGAAGGTGTACGTGCTGCCGAAGCACCTCGACGAGAAGGTGGCGCGACTCCATCTCGACCAGCTCGGCGCGCGGCTCACCGAGCTCACCGACACGCAGTCGAAGTATCTCGGGATTCCGAAGAGCGGGCCCTACAAGCCCGAGCACTACCGCTACTGA
- a CDS encoding BtpA/SgcQ family protein, giving the protein MSSPNPLPLDRSRLLIGMIHLPALPGAPAHDAPMDAILERVDHDARALTAAGFDAVLVENYGDTPFHPEQVPPETVAALTRAVSVAIAAAPNHPVGVNVLRNDARSALGIAAATGASFIRVNVHTGSMYTDQGLLTGRAWQTLRLRRALNLDCAILADVMVKHATPPAGATLDDAALDLWERGRADAVIVSGAGTGRPTDPTRISRLRALLPGAPLLVGSGATRDSARSLLGAGASGLIVGSWVQAGGRAGSGVDPERASRFVEAVRSVPPTVGID; this is encoded by the coding sequence ATGAGCTCCCCGAATCCGCTGCCCCTCGACCGGTCGCGCCTCCTGATCGGCATGATCCACCTGCCGGCCCTGCCCGGGGCGCCCGCCCACGACGCGCCGATGGACGCCATCCTGGAACGGGTGGATCATGACGCCCGCGCCCTGACCGCGGCCGGCTTCGACGCCGTCCTGGTCGAGAACTACGGCGACACGCCCTTCCACCCCGAGCAGGTGCCGCCGGAGACCGTCGCCGCGCTGACCCGTGCGGTGTCGGTGGCGATCGCGGCCGCCCCGAACCACCCGGTGGGCGTGAACGTGCTGCGCAACGACGCCCGCTCCGCGCTGGGGATCGCGGCCGCGACCGGGGCCTCGTTCATTCGGGTGAACGTGCACACGGGGTCGATGTACACCGACCAGGGGCTGCTCACCGGCCGCGCCTGGCAGACGCTGCGCCTGCGGCGGGCGCTGAATCTCGACTGCGCGATCCTGGCCGACGTGATGGTGAAGCACGCCACGCCGCCGGCCGGTGCCACCCTCGACGACGCGGCCCTCGACCTGTGGGAGCGCGGGCGGGCCGATGCGGTGATCGTGTCGGGGGCCGGCACCGGCCGCCCCACCGACCCGACGCGGATCTCGAGGCTGCGTGCCCTGCTGCCCGGCGCCCCCCTCCTCGTGGGGAGCGGCGCCACCCGCGACTCCGCCCGCTCGCTGCTCGGCGCCGGGGCGAGCGGGCTGATCGTGGGGTCGTGGGTTCAGGCCGGCGGGCGGGCCGGATCGGGGGTCGACCCCGAGCGGGCGAGCCGGTTCGTCGAGGCCGTCCGTTCAGTTCCCCCGACGGTCGGGATAGATTGA